Proteins found in one Sphingobacteriales bacterium genomic segment:
- a CDS encoding tandem-95 repeat protein — protein sequence MNTLYYPYKKRLRGHLFYWLIVILMSNGIALKAQQQAPCGGDSNAGNFCVPAYQPNQSIPYLVLCVPNCEGESVFMSDHLSLYGCGITELNDTCFRYTPLPSQVGNDVVTITMCYTDEPENCSEIVFNITIDAAGCQPNPDACLADAGTLSLSSNEVIVGNSSPAATVSGKTTATGYTYLYLLTQDSNPEDAIQYNVVATSASGTFNSLAIGSYRIHGVSFKGTIPQFLDLNVNMVEGLLQLIDEESICAEVQAAGTAFSVIEETVVVDECLANGGLLTLAADSVTTGNTSPQTAVTEALSSEGYSYIYILATDAATQGQPANVVFLEENLNGSFDMSSYAAGNYFVLGVSYKGTPAQFQQLPLNNLDDYSALVGDSTICANSTGDVFWWYGGDEEPTCAASGGNIFLPDASVAIGEISIAPTVVGAATTGGLNYYFLLTTTAANNHEILALSSNGSFNFSGFNTGQYMIFGISLQGTLTLLENYTTIESIQQDIEEAVLCADFSFNEATVTVTPAVENNDCEQTVYTCSIPITPLDLCIEFCNLEGNIVIDTLITTYSCSVHYDEEDGTCIRYTALPGYTGLDSLIVIGHDGTGTIDTVVTYIKIECMTPNAVDDFYTVTTTNPASTLLTILNNDEDLCPNISSMNIIDQAEHGDVVNNGNGTFSYYPDSGFSGTDSFVYQICNNCSNTSLCDTAVVTIAVNEVQNAIDAVDDQIVGVMNEVSNIQVLQNDEADGAAIVSYTQPANGSVSLNGSILIYTPDEDFEGTDTFSYTICNVAGECDEATVTIIVDNAEINSAPIAVDDSYTLPTNEPVVLQVLQNDIDDNPPLVLTGIFNVPENVSVTIQNNAISVGFQTGAADSVTFNYVVCDTAEPPLCDTALVTIVLENITPSDTIIAINDTLATNPADTLQHINVLENDLGENIVLISFSQPQHGVVLLNTDGTLTYIPDGDFEGTDSFTYTMCNNSGDCDEATVYINVDSDDNDAPIAQDDMATTDMYVTIAIDVAANDSDPNGDELSDPEIVSPPQHGTATVQLGQIVYEPADGFYGTDTFTYSICDTVAAPSTLCDTATVTIVVLSPLDAEPDVVFTQVNTPVDITVLPNDTGTDLEITSFVQPLHGAVIIQQDNETFTYTPEEDFTGTDYFIYTVCNADVLCDSAVVSIVVSPLQPNLPPHAVNDALVGIMGDTLVATVMDNDSDPNGDNIFITIVENPAQGTVEIINDGQAIQYVPPTPTFDEIVTFDYVICDTSTACDTATVVISYNGMPSNHPPLGTDDAISMEQGDTVEYCALLLGFDTDGDELSYEILTPPINGAYEINENNCIVYTPNTDFLGDDHLTYLLCDDGSPVLCDTVSLTIHVTSKSDETLQAIDDETSTSVNTAVDIDVLENDKGGNISITSFDAQSPHGTITEHPDSAGVLVYEPDAGFYGTDTFTYVICLEPDLLLCDTASVFVQVVPPDVSCQASELFIPEGITPNGDNINDEFIIEHLNECFGDKEPELLVFNRWGNEVYRKTGYTGLAGESWNGTWQQNDEPVPDGTYFYILHLNTDTATDNRSGTIEVYR from the coding sequence ATGAATACATTATACTATCCATACAAAAAACGGTTAAGGGGGCATTTGTTTTATTGGTTAATAGTGATATTGATGAGCAACGGTATCGCTTTGAAAGCGCAGCAACAAGCACCCTGTGGCGGCGACAGCAATGCAGGCAATTTTTGTGTACCTGCTTATCAGCCTAACCAATCAATACCTTATTTAGTGTTGTGCGTACCCAATTGCGAAGGCGAGTCGGTTTTTATGTCAGATCATCTTTCTTTGTATGGTTGCGGTATTACCGAACTGAACGACACTTGTTTCCGATATACGCCCTTGCCCAGTCAGGTGGGCAATGATGTAGTCACTATAACGATGTGCTACACTGATGAACCCGAAAATTGCTCAGAAATTGTTTTTAATATAACGATAGATGCAGCGGGCTGTCAGCCGAATCCCGACGCTTGTCTCGCTGATGCGGGTACTTTGTCATTATCAAGTAATGAAGTAATAGTGGGTAATTCTTCACCTGCTGCCACGGTGAGCGGAAAAACGACAGCAACAGGTTATACTTATTTGTATCTATTAACACAAGATTCTAACCCCGAAGATGCCATACAATACAATGTTGTAGCCACCAGTGCTTCCGGCACTTTCAATTCATTAGCCATAGGCTCTTATCGCATACACGGCGTTTCATTTAAAGGTACTATTCCTCAGTTTTTGGATTTAAATGTGAATATGGTAGAGGGGTTATTGCAACTGATAGACGAAGAGAGCATTTGTGCCGAAGTACAGGCAGCGGGTACTGCTTTTTCGGTGATAGAAGAGACAGTTGTGGTTGATGAATGTTTAGCCAATGGCGGCTTATTGACCTTAGCGGCAGATAGCGTAACGACAGGAAATACCTCGCCGCAGACAGCAGTAACAGAGGCTTTGAGTAGCGAAGGATATAGTTACATCTATATATTGGCGACAGATGCTGCCACACAGGGACAGCCTGCAAATGTAGTGTTTTTGGAAGAAAACTTAAACGGCTCTTTTGATATGAGCAGCTATGCTGCGGGTAATTATTTTGTGTTGGGCGTTTCTTATAAAGGCACGCCGGCACAATTCCAACAACTACCCCTCAATAATTTGGACGATTACAGTGCTTTGGTTGGCGACAGCACAATTTGCGCCAACAGCACCGGAGATGTATTTTGGTGGTATGGCGGCGATGAAGAGCCGACTTGTGCTGCCAGCGGAGGAAATATCTTTTTGCCAGATGCTTCGGTAGCAATAGGAGAAATTTCTATAGCACCTACTGTAGTGGGGGCAGCTACCACTGGCGGACTAAATTATTATTTTCTTTTAACCACCACTGCCGCCAACAATCACGAAATTTTAGCATTAAGTTCCAACGGTTCTTTTAATTTTAGTGGTTTTAATACAGGGCAATATATGATTTTTGGCATCTCTTTGCAAGGAACATTGACACTTTTAGAAAACTACACCACCATAGAATCTATTCAGCAAGATATAGAAGAAGCAGTACTTTGTGCCGATTTTAGTTTTAACGAAGCAACAGTAACTGTAACTCCGGCAGTAGAAAATAATGATTGTGAACAAACTGTTTATACCTGCTCTATACCGATTACACCATTGGATTTGTGTATAGAATTTTGTAATTTAGAAGGTAATATTGTGATTGATACTCTCATTACCACTTACAGTTGCAGCGTACATTATGATGAAGAGGACGGCACTTGTATTCGTTATACAGCATTACCCGGCTATACAGGCTTGGATTCTTTGATTGTGATAGGTCATGATGGAACAGGAACAATAGATACAGTAGTTACTTACATTAAAATTGAATGTATGACCCCCAACGCTGTTGATGACTTTTATACCGTTACAACGACCAATCCCGCTTCTACACTTTTAACTATTTTGAACAACGATGAAGACCTTTGTCCCAATATTAGCTCTATGAATATCATAGACCAAGCCGAACACGGTGATGTGGTGAACAACGGCAACGGCACTTTCTCTTATTATCCCGACAGTGGGTTTAGCGGTACTGACAGTTTTGTGTATCAAATATGTAATAACTGCTCTAATACTTCGCTTTGCGATACGGCAGTAGTAACAATTGCCGTAAATGAAGTCCAAAATGCCATTGATGCCGTAGATGATCAGATTGTAGGAGTAATGAACGAAGTCAGCAATATTCAGGTATTGCAAAATGACGAGGCAGATGGGGCAGCCATTGTATCTTATACACAACCTGCCAACGGCTCAGTCAGTTTAAACGGCTCCATCTTAATTTATACACCCGATGAAGATTTTGAAGGAACAGATACTTTCTCTTATACAATTTGCAATGTAGCCGGCGAATGTGATGAAGCTACGGTGACGATTATTGTAGATAATGCCGAAATAAACAGCGCACCCATTGCAGTAGATGACAGCTACACGTTGCCGACGAATGAACCTGTTGTATTACAGGTATTGCAAAATGATATAGATGATAATCCGCCTTTGGTACTCACTGGTATTTTTAATGTACCCGAAAACGTATCTGTTACTATCCAAAATAACGCTATTTCAGTTGGTTTTCAAACAGGAGCAGCCGATAGCGTAACATTTAATTATGTAGTATGCGATACTGCCGAGCCGCCTTTGTGCGATACTGCTTTGGTAACAATTGTATTGGAAAATATCACACCCTCCGATACAATTATAGCAATAAATGATACTTTGGCAACAAATCCTGCGGATACTTTACAGCATATCAACGTGTTGGAAAACGATTTGGGCGAAAATATTGTGCTGATTTCATTTTCACAGCCACAACACGGGGTTGTATTGCTCAATACAGATGGTACTTTGACATACATACCCGATGGAGATTTTGAAGGAACAGACAGTTTTACTTATACGATGTGCAATAATAGTGGCGATTGTGACGAAGCTACTGTATATATCAATGTGGACTCTGATGATAATGATGCCCCGATTGCACAAGACGATATGGCAACGACAGATATGTATGTTACCATAGCTATTGATGTTGCCGCCAACGACAGCGACCCCAACGGCGACGAACTCAGCGACCCTGAAATCGTATCACCGCCGCAACACGGTACAGCTACCGTTCAGTTGGGGCAAATTGTGTATGAACCCGCCGATGGTTTTTATGGAACAGATACTTTTACCTATTCTATATGCGATACAGTAGCTGCTCCTTCCACTTTGTGCGATACCGCCACTGTAACCATTGTAGTATTATCGCCATTAGATGCCGAACCCGATGTGGTGTTTACGCAGGTAAATACTCCTGTTGATATAACTGTATTGCCCAATGACACAGGCACAGATTTAGAAATTACTTCTTTTGTACAACCTTTGCACGGAGCAGTGATTATTCAACAAGATAATGAAACATTTACCTATACACCCGAAGAGGATTTTACCGGAACAGATTATTTTATATACACCGTGTGCAATGCCGATGTGCTTTGCGATTCGGCGGTGGTCAGCATTGTTGTAAGTCCGTTGCAACCCAATTTGCCGCCCCATGCTGTAAATGATGCACTAGTGGGAATAATGGGCGACACACTCGTGGCAACCGTAATGGACAACGACAGCGACCCCAACGGAGACAACATATTTATTACTATTGTAGAAAACCCCGCACAGGGAACAGTAGAAATTATCAACGACGGGCAAGCGATACAATATGTGCCGCCTACCCCTACTTTTGACGAAATCGTTACATTTGATTACGTTATTTGCGATACCTCCACTGCCTGCGATACAGCAACTGTGGTCATCTCTTACAATGGAATGCCCTCCAACCACCCGCCACTTGGCACTGACGATGCCATTAGCATGGAGCAGGGCGACACAGTGGAATATTGTGCTTTATTGTTGGGTTTTGACACAGATGGCGATGAACTTTCTTACGAAATACTCACTCCGCCCATTAACGGTGCTTATGAAATCAACGAAAACAACTGTATCGTTTATACCCCGAATACCGACTTTTTGGGCGATGATCATTTGACCTATTTGTTGTGCGATGACGGCAGCCCTGTGTTGTGCGATACTGTTTCTTTGACTATTCATGTAACGAGCAAATCAGATGAAACCCTGCAAGCCATAGATGATGAAACCAGCACTTCTGTGAATACTGCCGTAGATATTGATGTTCTGGAAAACGATAAAGGCGGCAATATCAGCATTACTTCATTTGATGCACAAAGCCCGCACGGAACAATTACAGAACACCCCGACAGCGCAGGCGTACTCGTATATGAGCCGGATGCCGGATTTTATGGAACGGATACCTTTACTTACGTCATTTGTCTTGAACCCGACCTGCTTCTGTGCGATACGGCATCAGTATTTGTACAAGTTGTTCCGCCCGATGTATCTTGTCAGGCAAGCGAATTATTTATTCCCGAAGGTATTACACCGAATGGCGATAATATCAACGATGAATTTATCATAGAACACCTCAATGAGTGTTTTGGTGATAAAGAACCTGAATTGCTGGTATTCAATCGTTGGGGAAATGAAGTATATCGCAAAACAGGCTATACCGGCTTGGCGGGCGAATCGTGGAACGGCACTTGGCAGCAAAACGACGAGCCTGTACCCGACGGCACTTATTTCTACATCTTGCATTTGAATACGGATACCGCCACTGACAACCGTAGCGGCACAATAGAAGTATATCGTTAG
- a CDS encoding type IX secretion system membrane protein PorP/SprF, with protein sequence MKILSDIQCRFVLLIIVSWWATWQVSAQQDPQYTQYMFNGLSINPAYAGTRGGLSLTAVGRYQWVDIKGAPRTISLSAHSPLAKKVALGLNVEGDEIGVHRRIGAFASYAYHLPLGSEWKLSLGLQAGVHHYSSRFTEIAVSDPDPNFSEDFTKTLPNFGAGFFLYSQRFYFGAAAPHLLQHKLRTDTTDADISKVAHQYRHYLLTGGAVFHLADGFDLKPSFLIKSVPASAPFIADLNLSLLVKETVWVGVSYRSFDSIDFIAELLLGKMRLGYSYDLTLTKLSNYNSGSHEVMLGYDFGGDNKGGKGLGRKERVVTPRYF encoded by the coding sequence ATGAAAATCCTATCCGATATACAGTGTCGTTTTGTGCTATTGATCATCGTATCGTGGTGGGCAACCTGGCAAGTTTCTGCCCAGCAAGACCCTCAATATACACAATATATGTTCAATGGCTTGTCCATTAATCCGGCTTATGCGGGTACGCGCGGCGGCTTGAGTTTGACGGCGGTGGGCAGATACCAATGGGTGGACATCAAGGGCGCGCCGCGTACTATTTCGCTGAGTGCCCACTCACCTTTGGCAAAAAAAGTAGCTTTGGGTTTGAATGTGGAAGGAGATGAGATAGGGGTTCATCGCCGTATCGGTGCCTTTGCTTCCTATGCGTATCATTTGCCTTTGGGCAGTGAATGGAAATTGAGTTTGGGATTGCAAGCGGGCGTACATCATTATAGTTCGCGTTTTACCGAAATTGCGGTAAGCGACCCCGACCCAAATTTTTCGGAAGATTTTACAAAAACACTTCCCAATTTCGGGGCGGGATTTTTCTTGTATAGCCAGCGTTTTTATTTTGGAGCGGCAGCACCACATTTACTACAGCACAAACTGCGCACCGACACCACAGATGCCGACATTTCAAAAGTGGCGCATCAATACCGCCATTATTTACTCACAGGAGGTGCGGTATTTCATCTCGCCGATGGTTTTGATTTAAAACCATCTTTTTTAATAAAATCTGTACCTGCCAGTGCTCCTTTCATTGCCGACCTCAATCTGAGTTTGCTCGTCAAAGAAACCGTGTGGGTAGGGGTGAGCTATCGCAGTTTTGATTCCATAGATTTTATTGCCGAATTATTATTGGGAAAGATGCGTTTGGGGTATTCTTATGACCTCACACTCACCAAACTTTCCAACTACAACAGCGGCTCTCACGAAGTAATGCTGGGCTATGATTTTGGTGGCGACAACAAAGGAGGCAAGGGTTTAGGCAGAAAAGAAAGAGTTGTTACACCGCGTTATTTCTAA
- a CDS encoding magnesium transporter CorA family protein, which yields MHLQALEKGCWINIHPPYEKNEIEQLSEQLDIPIDFFIDSLDVDERSRFERDDDVDLIVLSSPLKNQSESEFEALYITVPIGIIVMKDHLITISSSPTPVMDYFINRKIKEFNPHQHQDFILRIFNQTVYYYMLYLKRINHQRNTYEKELFHSSRNTELAKLMNLQKSLVYFVTALRDNELLMNKVQRTDLLKIRSDEDASDFLEGIIIDARQAREMAEVYNNILNGTMDAFASIISNNLNMVMKRLTAVTIVLMVPTLIASFYGMNLHLPFENSPSAYLAVILFSAVMAIVVLYIFVRKRLF from the coding sequence ATGCACCTGCAAGCTTTGGAAAAAGGTTGTTGGATAAATATACACCCCCCCTACGAAAAAAACGAAATAGAACAACTCAGCGAACAATTGGACATTCCGATTGACTTTTTTATAGATTCTTTGGACGTGGACGAACGCTCGCGCTTTGAGCGTGATGATGATGTGGATTTGATTGTATTAAGCAGCCCACTCAAAAATCAAAGTGAATCAGAATTTGAGGCACTCTATATTACTGTTCCTATCGGTATTATTGTGATGAAAGACCACCTCATCACCATCAGCTCGTCGCCTACGCCTGTTATGGATTATTTCATCAACCGTAAAATTAAAGAATTTAATCCACATCAGCACCAAGATTTTATTTTGCGCATCTTCAACCAAACCGTTTATTATTATATGCTCTATCTCAAGCGCATCAATCATCAGCGCAATACCTACGAGAAAGAGTTATTTCATTCGAGCCGGAATACCGAGTTGGCAAAGTTGATGAATTTGCAAAAAAGTTTGGTGTATTTTGTAACAGCCCTGCGCGATAATGAGTTGCTGATGAATAAAGTGCAGCGCACCGACCTGCTCAAAATTCGCAGTGATGAAGATGCTTCGGATTTTTTGGAAGGGATTATTATTGATGCCCGACAAGCACGCGAAATGGCGGAAGTGTATAACAACATCTTGAACGGAACAATGGACGCTTTCGCTTCCATTATCTCCAACAACCTCAATATGGTGATGAAACGCCTCACCGCCGTAACCATCGTGCTGATGGTGCCCACCTTAATTGCCAGCTTCTACGGAATGAACCTTCACCTGCCATTCGAAAACAGCCCTTCGGCATATTTGGCGGTTATTTTGTTTTCGGCGGTAATGGCGATTGTGGTGCTGTATATATTTGTACGCAAACGTCTCTTTTAA
- a CDS encoding DUF4249 domain-containing protein yields MIFRNLVIMLVLSCAACNMSKEIEVDLPEYEPQAVVECYLEAGQPYRMALTKSSGYFDEVNDTALLSILIHGALVLITHANGTDTLQEAAGGVFVENGRLFNYISSKTVPTLYNSDFSLKIITADNKEISAVTRLLPPVPIDSLTTKWSTSNDTLALVLTHITDPADTDNYYRRQFFFGSRDSVQQDFFPDDRIVGENNQLVFGSGYDFTEGDTALAVLWHINKEYADYAQSTQTAIASNGNPFASPGSILSNIQGGIGIFTGVSRDEKSVIIHK; encoded by the coding sequence ATGATATTTCGGAATTTAGTCATCATGTTGGTACTGAGTTGTGCAGCTTGTAATATGAGTAAAGAAATAGAAGTGGATTTGCCCGAATACGAGCCTCAAGCGGTGGTGGAGTGCTATTTGGAAGCAGGGCAACCTTATCGTATGGCACTTACCAAAAGCAGTGGTTATTTTGATGAAGTGAATGATACGGCTTTGCTCAGTATTTTGATACATGGTGCTTTGGTACTCATCACCCACGCCAACGGCACAGATACTTTGCAGGAAGCGGCGGGTGGTGTTTTTGTAGAAAATGGTAGGTTGTTCAACTATATATCATCAAAAACAGTTCCGACTTTGTACAACAGCGATTTTTCGCTGAAGATCATCACTGCCGACAACAAGGAAATCAGTGCCGTAACACGCCTTTTGCCGCCTGTGCCGATAGATTCGCTGACTACCAAATGGAGTACTTCCAACGATACTTTGGCATTGGTGCTTACCCATATCACCGACCCCGCCGATACCGACAACTATTATCGCCGTCAGTTTTTCTTTGGCAGCAGAGACAGTGTGCAGCAGGATTTTTTTCCTGACGACCGCATCGTGGGCGAAAACAACCAGTTGGTGTTCGGTTCGGGCTACGACTTCACCGAAGGCGATACGGCTTTGGCGGTGTTGTGGCACATCAACAAAGAGTATGCTGATTATGCGCAAAGCACTCAAACCGCCATCGCTTCCAACGGCAATCCTTTTGCCAGTCCGGGCAGTATTTTGAGCAATATTCAGGGCGGTATCGGTATTTTTACGGGCGTTTCGCGCGATGAAAAATCGGTTATTATTCACAAATAA
- a CDS encoding PepSY-like domain-containing protein: MLRIEKDKLDESKVKDHLTEAAMKKYPDAKIEGWVREKNNVYGVFFQQKIWTKYAKFSAEGEWLETIVFSVSKQLPPVVEKTLNEEYPKGYKVIDFQTILNNANERTYEMVLRLRDKEVELKLDGNGVILNNIKYDGSKTEYEEEPALLQEELEVVEDDDIDNNNDGDDDLLEMYVDDDNEEEAYEEEEE; encoded by the coding sequence TTGCTTCGTATCGAAAAAGATAAATTAGATGAGTCTAAAGTAAAAGACCATTTAACAGAAGCCGCCATGAAAAAGTATCCCGATGCTAAAATAGAAGGTTGGGTACGGGAAAAAAACAATGTGTATGGTGTATTTTTTCAACAAAAAATATGGACTAAATACGCCAAATTTTCAGCAGAAGGCGAATGGCTCGAAACCATCGTGTTTTCGGTATCCAAACAGTTACCGCCTGTAGTTGAAAAAACACTCAACGAAGAATACCCCAAAGGCTACAAAGTAATTGATTTCCAAACCATCCTCAACAACGCCAACGAGCGCACTTACGAAATGGTGCTGCGGTTGCGCGATAAGGAAGTGGAACTCAAATTAGACGGCAACGGCGTAATTCTCAACAATATCAAGTACGATGGCAGCAAAACGGAATATGAAGAAGAACCGGCTTTGTTGCAGGAAGAATTAGAAGTAGTAGAAGATGATGATATAGACAACAACAATGACGGCGATGATGATTTGCTGGAGATGTATGTAGATGATGACAATGAAGAGGAAGCTTATGAAGAAGAAGAGGAATAA
- a CDS encoding TIGR02757 family protein, protein MQGYTANEEALRHLLEEKTAQYQQPYFIENDPISVPHLFSKKQDIEIAALFSALFAWGQRRTIIAKSRALMQLMDDAPHQFITQCKDSDLRRFEQFKHRTFNATDTLYCIAFLRHWYARHDSLETAFSQHVRHGEQHIGAALSGFHDLFFSLPVISERTRKHIPTPLRQSSCKRLCMLLRWLVRSDQKGVDFGLWKAISPAQLLCPLDVHVLRVAERLGLLQSTKSNWHNALSLTATLRRFDAADPVKYDFALFGMGIEEKSYSLKFSM, encoded by the coding sequence TTGCAGGGCTATACAGCAAACGAAGAGGCTTTGCGCCATTTGCTGGAAGAAAAAACGGCACAATATCAACAGCCCTATTTTATAGAAAACGACCCCATCAGTGTGCCGCATCTTTTTTCAAAAAAACAGGATATTGAAATTGCGGCTTTGTTCAGTGCTTTGTTTGCGTGGGGGCAACGGCGCACCATCATCGCCAAAAGCAGAGCCTTGATGCAGCTGATGGACGATGCCCCGCACCAGTTTATTACACAATGCAAAGACAGCGACCTGCGCCGTTTTGAGCAATTTAAGCACCGCACCTTCAATGCCACCGACACGCTGTATTGTATCGCTTTTTTGCGTCATTGGTATGCCCGCCACGATAGCCTCGAAACGGCTTTTTCGCAACATGTGCGGCACGGCGAACAACATATCGGTGCAGCGTTGAGTGGTTTTCACGACTTGTTTTTTTCGTTGCCCGTCATATCGGAGCGCACCCGCAAGCATATTCCTACGCCGCTTCGCCAATCAAGTTGCAAGCGGCTTTGTATGCTGCTGCGCTGGTTGGTGCGCTCTGATCAAAAAGGTGTGGATTTTGGTTTGTGGAAAGCCATCAGTCCGGCGCAATTGCTGTGCCCTTTAGATGTGCATGTGCTTCGGGTAGCCGAAAGGTTGGGCTTGCTGCAAAGCACCAAAAGTAATTGGCACAATGCCTTGTCGCTTACCGCCACTTTGCGCCGCTTTGATGCCGCCGACCCTGTAAAATACGATTTTGCCTTGTTTGGAATGGGGATAGAAGAAAAATCTTATAGTCTAAAATTTTCCATGTAA
- a CDS encoding CoA pyrophosphatase, which produces MSLSNFEDFNIFTENIRQLLHRQNLPAARAHAKALPSNRKFVPPTPDTLQGAKVGAVCILLYPDAIGAPHFPLIVRPEYEGVHSGQIAFPGGQQDAADGGDLTATALRETEEEIGVPRHHIEVLGCLSELYIAPSNFRVQPVVARINAMPQFLPDPQEVAHILQVSWSEAAHPSAFQIKKNMLVRGHLRLDVPFYNIQQRVVWGASAAILSELLEVIAEGVI; this is translated from the coding sequence ATGAGCTTATCCAACTTTGAAGATTTTAATATTTTCACTGAAAATATACGACAACTGCTTCATCGGCAAAATTTGCCCGCCGCCCGCGCCCACGCCAAAGCATTGCCTTCCAACAGAAAATTTGTACCTCCTACGCCCGACACTTTACAAGGTGCCAAAGTGGGGGCGGTATGTATATTGTTGTACCCCGATGCCATAGGTGCGCCACATTTTCCGCTGATTGTACGACCGGAGTACGAGGGGGTTCACAGTGGCCAGATTGCTTTTCCGGGCGGGCAGCAAGATGCGGCTGACGGCGGCGACTTAACCGCAACCGCCCTGCGCGAAACCGAAGAGGAAATTGGGGTGCCGCGCCACCATATAGAGGTGTTGGGGTGCTTGAGCGAGTTGTACATAGCACCGAGTAATTTCAGGGTGCAGCCGGTGGTGGCACGGATAAATGCTATGCCGCAGTTTTTGCCCGACCCACAGGAGGTAGCTCATATATTGCAGGTGAGTTGGTCGGAGGCAGCCCACCCTTCGGCTTTTCAAATCAAAAAAAATATGCTCGTGCGCGGGCATCTTCGTTTAGATGTGCCATTTTATAATATTCAGCAGCGGGTGGTGTGGGGAGCAAGTGCCGCTATTTTGAGCGAATTATTGGAAGTAATAGCAGAGGGGGTGATATAA